DNA sequence from the Antedon mediterranea chromosome 7, ecAntMedi1.1, whole genome shotgun sequence genome:
tatagtaccaatttaccaataacaggtatagtaccaatttaccaataacaggtatagtaccaatttaccaataacaggtatagtaccaatttaccaataacaggtatagtaccaatttaccaataacaggtatagtaccaatttaccaataacaggtatagtaccaatttaccaataacaggtatagtaccaatttaccaataacaggtatagtaccaatttaccaataacaggtatagtaccaatttaccaataacaggtatagtaccaatttaccaataacaggtatagtaccaatttaccaataacaggtatagtaccaatttaccaataacaggtatagtaccaatttaccaataacaggtatagtaccaatttaccaataacaggtatagtaccaatttaccaataacaggtatagtaccaatttaccaataacaggtatagtaccaatttaccaataacaggtatagtaccaatttaccaataacaggtatagtaccaatttaccaataacaggtatagtaccaatttaccaataacaggtatagtaccaatttaccaataacaggtatagtaccaatttaccaataacaggtatagtaccaatttaccaataacaggtatagtaccaatttaccaataacaggtatagtaccaatttaccaataacaggtatagtaccaatttaccaataacaggtatagtaccaatttaccaataacaggtatagtaccaatttaccaataacaggtatagtaccaatttaccaataacaggtatagtaccaatttaccaataacaggtatagtaccaatttaccaataacaggtatagtaccaatttaccaataacaggtatagtaccaatttaccaataacaggtatagtaccaatttaccaataacaggtatagtaccaatttaccaataacaggtatagtaccaatttaccaataacaggtatagtaccaatttaccaataacaggtatagtaccaatttaccaataacaggtatagtaccaatttaccaataacaggtatagtaccaatttGGTTGACTAGGGGTGTCTGAGGGGTTATACTGTAGTTGAGTTTAAGAAGCTTGCTAAATGTTGGTTTGTGTTTGCTCCATGTTTTCAATAAATGAAAAATCAAAgactaaataataatttttttttttttttttttatttcaactttatttatagagggtaacccttccagCTGAACCCGCAGGCCAGCTGATATTCAGGGGCCCTcttgaaaatgacaaaatatataaaactatactTAACTAATACGAATCtactatatacatttaaatttaaaactattatataaaaaaataattatccaAAAATAAGTCCTGGAATAAgactactgcagtaactgaatatatttactgtagtaACTGAATAGAGTTATAAAGCATGttatttatgtcaacttcatcactgcttacttgatgcaataaaggaaataaataaataataaataaataaaatatgccaAATAATATTGCATATTTTCAAAATGTACAGTACCTGTTCTGATAGCAGTAAGTAGGTCACTCCTGGGATTTTCCTCTGGTTCCTTCGGTGGTGGTGGAGCTACTCTAGCTGGAGAAGACGTCATCATCGTCGGCACAGGAGGACCTTGCGGTACAGGAGGTGGAGGAGGTACAAAACCAACATCTGGTGGTGGTGGAGGTGCAGGAATATATGCAGATGGACCAGTATCATATGGTTCTGGATATCCCTGCATGGGTGGCGGCGGCGCTATTGGAATATGCTGCAGATTGTCATTCTGCTCGTCATAGTCTATATCCTGTCTGTAATCCTGGTCGGTCATCTGTGGTTGGTACGCCGGTGCATCTGGGTATTTAGGCGGTGACGGTACATGTTGTTGTAAATTGTACTCATTCTGGTATCCAGTATTTATTGGTAGTGCTCCGTTACCCATTGGTTGAGGCGGCGGTGGTGGTGGTGCAGCTGCCGGTCGGTGCGGTGCAGATCTACGTGCTTCCTGTCTGCTCATTCGGTCCCCTTGGTCTTGGTACGAAATACCGCCTGTGTACTGCGGGTCATCTTCTGGTACATGAAGCTGGTTTTGTGTAGTATTGTTCTCTTCTGGTGGCGCTCTGTGATGTTCAATCTGGGGTTTTTGGTCTTGCACAAGGTCCGCGCCATCTTTCAACCGCACCCATTGGTCCATCCTTGATTTTGCTTTTCTTGGCTGATGGGATAATGTTCCCTTTTCTGGTTTCTTATGCTAAAAATTTTTAAGGcaacaacaaaattgtaaaGTAAAAAAAGTAAAGTATTGGTCTACAAACTACATTGAAGCAACTTCCATCCTATTGgttaacatttataaaagacAGACCAAGTCTGATAATTTGGATCacaaatttttaaaactttctgTTATAAAGATTATAAGAACAAGTACAAACTACTTCATACTcctccaacagcgagtaactcgccaattacactacaggatagataaactatttaataatttatcgtgcttataaactcagtctcatttgaggcttagggagtggagttgaaagagtcatgagttacaaccctgcactaggtcaggattgaactcgggagcttgggattggaaggcaagcatgttaaccaccaaactacagctccactacttatttatttattatatgtaaCACAACTGGTGTCTAACCTTTCGTCGATGCCTACGCTCTTGTTTGAGTACAGAAATGTTCTTTTTCTGTTCTTCGCACCATAATTCAAAGAAGTACCTTGGTTTGGTGTAGAATTCTAACCCTTCTTTGCCATCTTCCCTGTAAGAGAAACATAGTACAACTTCCTATctttgtttttacaaaaaaacaatgtgATACATTCactaatgtaaatatattttaacttaatttaattgttaTCTTCATTGGAAGAAAGAAATACATTATAATTGTAAAATAGATTTTAAGTTGGTGGCCCATTCAGATTTTAAGCATGAGAAAGACTGAATTTTGAAGTGCCatagtataatttattatttttattacatttttagaatgataattatgaaaatTTAATGAGCATTGTGGCTTAGAAGTTGAAAAAGTCATGGACTACCATTAAACTTATGAGCTGTAAAGTAATAACTAACAATTATCAGTAAGTAAGTAATTATGCAGTCAAATAATCAGCCAACATCAGAGGGTTGGCAATACTTAaccatttaattttataataaccTTTACATACAGGTATTTAAAATTGggaattttttgttgttgtccaCCAATGTTATTTActgttaaatgttaaatttgagttcgattttaaataaatatcaaatgcTATTAGTTagatattttctttatttatttaaattgggagttttaaaatttttctttttatctgcTTTAAATGGTCAAGGAAACATTGTCAATTTGTTCATATTTTATCCAAAAAAGGAAGACAATTTCACGGTTTAA
Encoded proteins:
- the LOC140054885 gene encoding actin-binding protein WASF3-like isoform X1 gives rise to the protein MPLIKRHVEPVHLSRGTIDKGIRNELECVTNSTLAGVIRQLSNLSKHAEDIFGDLYQEANSVFVRANVLQDRIDKLSVKVTKLDATQDPVSLQDILAYAPFQSKVILDQEMLSKEKRPTAVHDTYTVKCEPPPLLHILTPYREDGKEGLEFYTKPRYFFELWCEEQKKNISVLKQERRHRRKHKKPEKGTLSHQPRKAKSRMDQWVRLKDGADLVQDQKPQIEHHRAPPEENNTTQNQLHVPEDDPQYTGGISYQDQGDRMSRQEARRSAPHRPAAAPPPPPPQPMGNGALPINTGYQNEYNLQQHVPSPPKYPDAPAYQPQMTDQDYRQDIDYDEQNDNLQHIPIAPPPPMQGYPEPYDTGPSAYIPAPPPPPDVGFVPPPPPVPQGPPVPTMMTSSPARVAPPPPKEPEENPRSDLLTAIRTGIKLREVDRTQAKKQGSDSTPNSVAAILARRLAVELSDSEDDSNTSSDWEDDDWN
- the LOC140054885 gene encoding actin-binding protein WASF3-like isoform X2 → MPLIKRHVEPVHLSRGTIDKGIRNELECVTNSTLAGVIRQLSNLSKHAEDIFGDLYQEANSVFVRANVLQDRIDKLSVKVTKLDATQDPVLLQDIHLRKAYKSSTLMDQQVVAGHTMPSTMRELYMLCDKPPKLNLLTPYREDGKEGLEFYTKPRYFFELWCEEQKKNISVLKQERRHRRKHKKPEKGTLSHQPRKAKSRMDQWVRLKDGADLVQDQKPQIEHHRAPPEENNTTQNQLHVPEDDPQYTGGISYQDQGDRMSRQEARRSAPHRPAAAPPPPPPQPMGNGALPINTGYQNEYNLQQHVPSPPKYPDAPAYQPQMTDQDYRQDIDYDEQNDNLQHIPIAPPPPMQGYPEPYDTGPSAYIPAPPPPPDVGFVPPPPPVPQGPPVPTMMTSSPARVAPPPPKEPEENPRSDLLTAIRTGIKLREVDRTQAKKQGSDSTPNSVAAILARRLAVELSDSEDDSNTSSDWEDDDWN